One part of the Eulemur rufifrons isolate Redbay chromosome 16, OSU_ERuf_1, whole genome shotgun sequence genome encodes these proteins:
- the H2AJ gene encoding histone H2A.J, which produces MSGRGKQGGKVRAKAKSRSSRAGLQFPVGRVHRLLRKGNYAERVGAGAPVYLAAVLEYLTAEILELAGNAARDNKKTRIIPRHLQLAIRNDEELNKLLGKVTIAQGGVLPNIQAVLLPKKTESQKAKSK; this is translated from the coding sequence ATGTCAGGTCGCGGAAAGCAGGGCGGCAAAGTGCGGGCCAAGGCCAAGTCCCGCTCCTCCCGCGCGGGCCTGCAGTTCCCAGTGGGCCGCGTGCACAGACTGCTGCGCAAGGGTAACTACGCCGAGCGGGTGGGCGCGGGGGCGCCGGTGTACCTGGCCGCGGTGTTGGAGTACCTGACGGCGGAGATCCTGGAGTTGGCTGGCAACGCCGCGCGGGACAACAAGAAGACTAGGATAATTCCTCGCCACCTGCAGCTCGCCATCCGCAATGACGAGGAGCTAAACAAGCTGCTGGGGAAAGTGACCATCGCTCAGGGCGGCGTCCTGCCCAACATCCAGGCGGTGCTTCTGCCCAAGAAGACGGAGAGTCAGAAGGCGAAGAGCAAGTGA